The following are encoded in a window of Clostridiales bacterium genomic DNA:
- a CDS encoding O-antigen ligase family protein has translation MSDKIGKLIIVYILVSILSFIKSINIGASIGEILRFLSYIILSSIIIISIKDKKTVHRILVCSILACYIVSVFGIIQYFTGIGLDKAFNTLYGFGTSRRVASTMFNPNNYAAFIMLFCYPVLLSALYIDNKRIKVFLFILFGLLTVNLILTFSRGAWLGFILGLIVLALIYNKKILRLIFIPVPLLLVQSIRNRFISIFSLTSKYNISRIKIWGTGLKMIEDNPILGVGLGNSIYLYDKYVEKYPELNTGHSMYPLHNSFLKILAETGIFNFIIFLMIIYFIMLKVYKIYESNRYSILKGISGGFFISLTGYIFMNFFDNCFFDPQTAVFFWLNFAVVIAYKNVLNAAVLSSDIESSSYSIGE, from the coding sequence ATGTCAGACAAAATAGGAAAGCTTATTATAGTTTATATACTTGTTTCCATATTATCATTCATTAAATCAATCAATATCGGAGCGAGTATAGGTGAGATTTTACGCTTTCTATCATACATAATATTATCATCTATCATAATTATTAGCATAAAGGACAAGAAAACGGTGCATAGGATTCTTGTCTGCTCTATACTTGCATGTTATATCGTGTCAGTATTCGGCATTATACAGTATTTTACAGGGATAGGTCTTGATAAGGCATTTAACACTTTATACGGGTTTGGCACTTCAAGAAGGGTTGCATCGACGATGTTTAACCCCAATAATTATGCGGCATTTATCATGCTTTTTTGTTATCCCGTACTGCTTTCTGCCCTTTATATTGATAACAAACGAATCAAGGTGTTTCTTTTTATTTTATTCGGGCTGCTGACCGTAAATCTGATCTTGACATTTTCAAGAGGGGCTTGGCTTGGATTCATACTTGGATTAATAGTACTGGCCTTGATTTATAATAAGAAGATACTTCGTCTGATATTTATACCCGTACCGCTGCTGCTCGTACAAAGCATCAGGAACAGATTCATATCGATATTCAGCTTGACTTCAAAATATAATATTTCGAGAATTAAAATATGGGGAACAGGTCTTAAAATGATAGAGGATAATCCCATACTCGGAGTCGGACTTGGCAATTCAATTTATCTATATGATAAATATGTTGAGAAGTATCCGGAATTAAATACAGGCCATTCGATGTACCCGCTTCACAACTCGTTTTTAAAAATTCTAGCGGAAACTGGAATATTCAATTTTATAATTTTTTTAATGATAATATATTTTATAATGCTTAAAGTTTATAAAATATATGAATCTAACCGCTATTCTATTTTGAAAGGTATAAGCGGCGGATTTTTCATATCTTTAACAGGATATATCTTTATGAACTTTTTTGACAATTGTTTTTTTGATCCGCAGACGGCAGTATTCTTCTGGTTGAATTTTGCAGTTGTTATAGCATACAAGAATGTATTGAATGCTGCAGTTTTAAGTAGTGATATAGAGTCGTCATCGTATAGTATCGGCGAATAG
- a CDS encoding leucine-rich repeat domain-containing protein: MRNLENTINNIFKNKKLKKAYFIFSILFIILFCINAFISNMYPYTWQNKLNSDEQNSRIEKKNDYAPPSNNQEIIFKDKHFEEVIKTVLKIEGKKIYNTDLEGIEKLDLNTLDIESVADIKYFPSLKILDLSRNHIKDLSGIDKLDNLEELNLYGNKIDDIKLLSAMSKLKTLDLANNNISDIDSLSNLYNLETVDLSFNKISNIEPLLNLRNLNTLDISKNNIKSKDDIKKLSFVKNLYDWGN; this comes from the coding sequence ATGAGAAATCTGGAGAATACGATAAATAATATTTTCAAGAATAAAAAATTAAAAAAAGCATATTTTATATTTTCAATTTTGTTTATTATATTATTTTGTATAAATGCTTTTATCTCAAATATGTATCCATATACATGGCAGAATAAGCTAAACTCAGATGAACAGAACAGCCGAATAGAGAAGAAGAATGATTATGCTCCTCCGAGCAATAATCAGGAAATAATATTTAAGGATAAGCATTTTGAAGAAGTAATAAAGACCGTTTTAAAAATCGAGGGTAAAAAAATATATAATACTGATCTGGAAGGGATAGAGAAATTGGACCTAAACACTTTGGATATTGAAAGCGTTGCGGATATTAAATATTTTCCATCGCTTAAGATTTTGGATTTATCGAGAAATCATATAAAGGATTTAAGCGGGATTGATAAACTGGATAATTTAGAAGAGCTAAATCTATATGGTAACAAGATTGATGATATAAAGCTTTTGAGTGCCATGAGTAAGCTAAAGACATTGGACCTGGCCAATAATAACATAAGCGATATTGATTCACTTTCAAACTTATATAATCTGGAGACAGTCGATCTTTCTTTTAATAAGATTAGCAACATAGAACCGTTATTGAATCTCAGAAATTTGAATACACTCGATATATCAAAAAACAACATAAAGAGTAAAGATGACATTAAAAAATTGAGCTTTGTTAAAAATTTATATGACTGGGGAAACTAA
- a CDS encoding Gfo/Idh/MocA family oxidoreductase: MDKLNFAIIGCGRISPNHVKALIENKDDANLKAVCDIVPENAIARKNQYEEQITGSSVNVYTDYKEMLDKEDIDVVTVATESGYHPKIAIYCMNKGKHVICEKPMALSIKDADEMIETAKANKVKLCISHQNRFNPVVQKLRAALESGRFGKLVNGTARILWRRNMDYYRQSPWRGTWKLDGGTLMNQCIHDIDLLQWMLGGEVDTVYSMCGTYLRDIEGEDFGAVLVRFKNNAVGIIEGSACVYPKNLEETLSIFGEKGTVCLGGLAVNRIETWRFEDQKDSEDEILRVQESDPDSVYGHGHTPLFKNMIDAIRYDREPLINGAEGKKALSIVLAAYKSRLDGTQVKFPLKDFSTLEMYNLKER, translated from the coding sequence ATGGATAAATTAAATTTTGCGATTATAGGATGCGGGAGGATATCGCCTAACCATGTAAAGGCGCTTATAGAAAACAAGGATGATGCGAATTTGAAAGCTGTATGCGATATCGTGCCTGAAAACGCTATAGCCAGGAAAAACCAATATGAAGAACAAATAACTGGAAGCAGCGTAAATGTCTATACGGATTATAAGGAAATGCTCGATAAGGAAGACATAGACGTTGTGACCGTCGCAACTGAAAGCGGATATCATCCTAAAATAGCTATTTACTGTATGAATAAAGGGAAACATGTCATATGTGAAAAACCGATGGCCCTTTCAATCAAGGATGCGGACGAAATGATTGAAACCGCGAAGGCAAACAAAGTGAAACTATGTATAAGTCATCAGAACAGATTCAACCCGGTAGTCCAAAAATTGAGGGCGGCATTGGAGAGCGGAAGGTTTGGAAAATTAGTAAACGGTACGGCAAGAATATTATGGAGAAGGAATATGGATTATTACAGGCAGTCGCCATGGAGGGGAACATGGAAATTAGACGGCGGCACATTAATGAATCAGTGCATTCATGATATAGATTTGCTGCAGTGGATGCTTGGCGGGGAAGTCGATACTGTATATTCCATGTGCGGTACGTATCTGAGGGATATAGAAGGAGAGGATTTCGGAGCCGTTCTTGTAAGGTTTAAAAATAATGCTGTAGGTATAATAGAGGGAAGTGCGTGTGTGTATCCTAAAAATCTGGAAGAAACGCTTAGCATTTTCGGCGAAAAAGGGACGGTATGTCTCGGAGGGCTTGCTGTAAACAGAATAGAGACATGGAGGTTTGAAGACCAAAAAGATTCTGAGGATGAAATATTAAGAGTACAGGAGTCAGACCCGGATTCTGTTTATGGCCATGGCCATACCCCGCTTTTTAAGAATATGATAGATGCCATAAGGTATGACAGGGAGCCGTTGATAAATGGCGCTGAGGGCAAAAAGGCACTTTCAATAGTCCTTGCAGCATATAAATCAAGATTGGACGGCACGCAGGTTAAATTTCCTTTAAAGGATTTTTCAACCCTCGAAATGTATAATTTAAAGGAGAGATAG
- a CDS encoding glycosyltransferase family 4 protein — protein sequence MNILFLTQYCPPEVGAPQNRIFEFAKCLKKYGHEVSILTAMPNYPKGEIFEGYKGKKSLLEEIECIKIIRTSIYATKSNKFTKRLRNYLSFSISSVITGRKYVKNVDVIITESPPLFLGYSGYLLSRIKKCKYVFNVSDLWPESAVKLGVLHNKFLINASTWLEEFCYKKADLITGQTRGIVDNIKSRIAQKDKVHLLTNGVDTELFGRENRSEDLRREWGISDKFAACYAGIHGIAQGLEVIINAAKLLRDNENICFVFIGEGPEKQKLISLKEKYKLNNVLFFPMQAKKQMPRIIASMDAAVIPLKKLDLFKGALPSKMFEALASELPIVLSVEGEAEKLIRSADAGICVEPENSEEIAQAVLKLYKDEGLRKHFGENGRQYVMNNYSRQNISKMFEGLLQSLIK from the coding sequence TTGAATATTCTATTTTTGACTCAATACTGTCCTCCGGAGGTTGGCGCTCCTCAGAACAGGATTTTTGAATTTGCAAAGTGCCTGAAAAAATATGGACATGAAGTAAGCATACTTACTGCGATGCCGAATTATCCGAAAGGCGAAATATTTGAAGGTTATAAGGGCAAAAAATCCCTTTTAGAAGAAATCGAATGTATAAAGATTATCAGAACAAGTATATATGCGACAAAAAGCAATAAATTTACTAAAAGGTTAAGAAATTATCTTTCTTTTTCGATTTCGAGCGTAATAACCGGAAGGAAATATGTTAAAAATGTAGATGTAATAATAACGGAGTCCCCCCCGCTGTTTTTGGGTTACTCCGGTTACCTGCTAAGCAGGATAAAGAAGTGCAAGTATGTTTTCAATGTTTCAGACCTGTGGCCTGAGTCAGCGGTAAAACTTGGAGTGCTCCATAATAAATTTTTGATTAATGCTTCGACATGGCTTGAGGAATTTTGCTATAAAAAGGCTGATTTGATTACGGGACAAACCCGCGGAATCGTGGATAATATCAAAAGCAGGATCGCACAAAAGGATAAGGTCCATCTATTAACAAATGGTGTTGATACCGAACTTTTTGGCAGGGAGAATAGAAGCGAGGATTTAAGAAGAGAATGGGGCATAAGCGATAAATTTGCCGCTTGCTATGCAGGTATACATGGCATAGCCCAGGGACTTGAAGTAATAATAAACGCAGCGAAGTTATTGAGGGATAACGAGAATATATGCTTTGTTTTTATCGGTGAAGGCCCTGAAAAGCAAAAGCTTATATCTTTGAAGGAAAAGTATAAATTGAATAATGTATTATTTTTCCCGATGCAGGCAAAAAAACAGATGCCCCGTATAATTGCGTCTATGGATGCGGCGGTCATTCCGCTCAAAAAGCTGGACCTGTTCAAGGGGGCGCTGCCGTCGAAGATGTTTGAAGCGCTGGCATCAGAGCTTCCTATCGTTTTGTCTGTAGAAGGGGAGGCCGAGAAGCTCATAAGGTCAGCCGATGCGGGGATATGCGTTGAACCCGAAAACAGCGAGGAGATTGCCCAGGCAGTTCTGAAGCTTTATAAAGACGAGGGACTGAGGAAACATTTCGGAGAAAACGGACGCCAATATGTAATGAATAATTATTCAAGGCAAAATATCAGTAAAATGTTTGAAGGTTTGCTTCAAAGTCTCATTAAATGA
- a CDS encoding exopolysaccharide biosynthesis polyprenyl glycosylphosphotransferase — translation MQFEVMRVKIIERLESRKLDLSIKRLFDFFASLILFIILLPVMIVISILIKAESEGPVIFRQKRIGYMGRPFTIFKFRTMVNNAENLFRLNVDKENLGSLVFQDKDDPRITKIGGFLRRTSLDELPQLVNVLIGNMTLVGPRPEIPAVADLYNDKQKLRLYIKPGVTGLAQVSGRGEIELDKTIEFDLEYIMNFSIWLDVEILFRTIRTVFKKEGAY, via the coding sequence ATGCAATTTGAGGTAATGAGAGTAAAAATAATAGAGAGGCTTGAAAGCCGAAAACTTGATCTGTCCATCAAGAGGCTTTTCGATTTTTTTGCCTCGCTGATATTATTTATAATACTTCTGCCGGTTATGATCGTGATTTCGATTTTAATAAAGGCGGAATCGGAAGGTCCTGTAATATTCAGGCAAAAGAGGATAGGGTATATGGGCAGGCCTTTTACGATATTCAAGTTCAGGACCATGGTGAATAACGCTGAAAATTTATTCAGGCTGAATGTAGATAAGGAAAATCTGGGCTCTCTTGTGTTTCAGGATAAGGATGATCCGAGGATTACAAAGATCGGTGGATTTTTAAGAAGGACCAGCCTCGACGAACTTCCACAGCTTGTAAATGTTCTGATAGGCAATATGACGCTTGTGGGGCCAAGGCCGGAAATACCTGCTGTAGCCGATCTTTATAATGATAAGCAAAAATTGAGGTTATATATAAAACCCGGCGTTACAGGCTTGGCTCAGGTAAGCGGCAGAGGAGAAATAGAGCTTGATAAGACAATTGAATTTGATCTTGAATATATTATGAATTTTAGCATATGGCTCGATGTTGAGATACTTTTTAGGACAATAAGGACGGTATTTAAAAAAGAGGGTGCATATTAA
- a CDS encoding O-antigen ligase family protein has protein sequence MKLGYKILYLFICIYFVLVPLLPSTFEYKNIPINSNIILILILLFYISIILMSRESRKRFLGYLKDISTDHFCMILLMMIVLLFISTLYAADRRVALKEALRYTSYFMLFFIIKYEIDDKDKIDILLKIYMCMNMIVGSIAVAQYFIYMHSAQYKGLQYIKISSTLDNSNILSAFLMLSLFPQIVFMINVRNRRKKILYGLSAMVVTAGILLTYSRNALLGLIIGAILLSIVYSKKIILYIIGFGGLSLLIPKVFQRFVDILNVSQNTSRLKIWKTAIYMIKDNPILGIGSGNFPVLYNSYIKVHPELKYYYNSGIAIHPHNLFLKIQCELGIPGTIIFLLLLVVLFMRYKAFLNNDIDYFHRWFYTGFAISLCVFLFMNLLDSFFSTPKVEIYLWSLIAIQQSIIYHKLCDKRVVK, from the coding sequence ATGAAATTAGGGTATAAAATATTATATTTATTTATTTGCATATACTTTGTTTTAGTACCTTTGCTCCCGAGCACATTTGAGTATAAAAATATACCTATAAATAGCAATATTATATTAATACTGATATTGCTGTTTTATATATCGATCATTTTAATGAGCAGGGAGAGTAGAAAAAGGTTTTTAGGATATTTAAAGGATATTTCAACAGATCATTTTTGCATGATATTATTAATGATGATCGTATTGCTCTTTATTTCCACCCTATATGCTGCCGATAGAAGGGTGGCGTTAAAGGAAGCATTAAGATATACATCGTATTTTATGCTGTTTTTTATCATAAAGTATGAAATCGATGATAAAGATAAAATCGATATTTTGCTTAAGATATATATGTGCATGAATATGATAGTAGGTTCAATAGCCGTCGCTCAGTATTTCATTTACATGCATTCGGCACAATACAAGGGCCTGCAATATATTAAAATATCATCGACCCTTGACAATTCCAATATATTAAGTGCTTTTTTAATGCTGTCCCTATTTCCGCAGATAGTTTTTATGATTAACGTCAGGAATAGAAGGAAAAAAATACTATATGGATTGAGCGCCATGGTAGTAACCGCCGGGATATTGCTTACTTATTCAAGGAATGCGCTTTTAGGATTAATAATTGGAGCGATATTATTATCTATTGTTTACAGTAAAAAAATAATTTTATACATAATTGGATTTGGCGGGCTGTCATTGCTTATTCCCAAAGTATTTCAAAGATTTGTCGATATTTTAAATGTGTCGCAGAATACTTCGAGATTGAAAATATGGAAAACGGCTATTTATATGATAAAGGACAATCCTATATTAGGTATAGGAAGCGGAAATTTTCCGGTATTATACAACAGCTATATTAAAGTTCATCCCGAATTGAAATATTATTATAACAGCGGGATCGCCATACATCCACATAACCTTTTTTTAAAAATTCAATGTGAATTAGGCATACCCGGCACGATAATTTTCTTATTGCTCTTGGTTGTGCTTTTTATGAGGTATAAAGCTTTTCTAAACAATGACATCGATTATTTTCATCGATGGTTTTATACAGGATTTGCGATATCGTTATGTGTTTTCCTGTTTATGAATTTACTTGATAGTTTCTTTTCCACGCCAAAGGTGGAAATATATTTATGGAGCCTGATTGCGATCCAGCAGTCGATAATATATCATAAACTTTGCGACAAGCGGGTGGTCAAATGA
- a CDS encoding DapH/DapD/GlmU-related protein — MVLNYVSSKSNVGNNVKIGYFSVIEDNVSIGDDCVIGNNVTIHGGSIIGNNVRIDDNAVIGKKPLRSINSIFKDKNDYEPCRIGNGTLIGTGAVIYAECKIGEGVLIADLATVREDVKIGNETIIGRGASIENLTNIGARCKIETNAYITAYSEIEDNVFIAPGVVTSNDNYAGRSQERFKHFKGITVKRGGRVGAQATILPGKTINEDGFAAAGSVVTKDIDAKKIAAGNPARILRDVDPAQLLENQK, encoded by the coding sequence ATAGTTTTGAACTATGTATCATCTAAATCGAATGTTGGCAATAATGTTAAAATAGGATATTTCAGCGTCATAGAAGATAATGTATCCATAGGTGATGATTGCGTTATCGGGAATAATGTCACCATACATGGGGGTTCGATAATTGGCAACAATGTAAGGATAGATGACAATGCAGTTATCGGAAAGAAACCTCTAAGGTCAATAAATAGTATATTTAAAGACAAAAACGATTATGAGCCTTGCAGGATCGGAAATGGGACATTGATAGGTACCGGCGCTGTTATATATGCGGAGTGCAAAATAGGCGAAGGTGTTTTAATAGCAGACCTTGCTACAGTCAGGGAAGATGTGAAAATAGGAAACGAAACGATTATAGGCAGGGGAGCTTCCATAGAGAACCTTACAAATATAGGCGCAAGGTGCAAGATTGAAACCAATGCTTATATTACTGCTTATTCGGAAATTGAGGACAATGTATTTATTGCACCTGGAGTCGTAACATCAAACGATAATTATGCCGGCAGGAGCCAGGAAAGGTTTAAACATTTCAAAGGCATAACCGTAAAAAGAGGGGGAAGGGTTGGAGCACAGGCTACAATACTTCCCGGCAAGACGATAAATGAGGACGGCTTTGCCGCTGCAGGAAGTGTGGTCACAAAGGATATTGATGCAAAAAAGATAGCTGCAGGAAACCCTGCAAGAATATTAAGAGACGTTGATCCGGCACAACTATTGGAAAATCAGAAATAA
- a CDS encoding glycosyltransferase encodes MINVLHLINYSGKGGTEKYILTLIKNLDKNGCRFYLAYSIKGELIAELEKINIKTFKIPMRSCFDIRAAFLLKKICEKYSVDIVHTHFLRENCISILSKILGNKIKIINTRHMLTENSTLVGFINRISSVYVNRFIAVSNAVKEQLVREGISSSKISMIYNGVNLKYWNGKCEPYIRKELKIDGNDFVVTNIARFTEEKGHSFLFDSIKTFNKKNEERRDRRNIKFLLAGDGDLLEHFKNITLKEDTYSNVILTGYRKDIKSILDESDLYVSPSKSEAFGISIIEALACGKPVIATDTGGQAEILKGNKCGVLVNYGDIDSFCNAMMKFIYDYSFYNTCKLYTVKTVEEHFSDMDSSLNTYKIYEKCIGK; translated from the coding sequence ATGATAAATGTGCTTCACCTGATTAACTATTCAGGCAAAGGGGGAACTGAAAAGTATATTTTAACGCTGATAAAAAATCTTGATAAAAATGGATGCAGGTTTTATCTTGCATATTCAATCAAAGGCGAGTTGATAGCCGAACTGGAGAAAATAAATATAAAAACATTTAAAATACCTATGAGGAGTTGCTTTGACATAAGAGCAGCTTTTTTGCTAAAAAAAATCTGTGAAAAATATTCTGTTGACATTGTCCATACTCATTTTTTAAGAGAAAACTGCATCAGCATATTATCAAAGATATTGGGCAATAAAATTAAAATAATAAATACAAGACACATGCTAACTGAGAACTCCACGCTGGTGGGATTCATAAATCGAATTTCATCAGTGTATGTCAACCGTTTTATTGCCGTAAGCAACGCGGTAAAAGAACAACTGGTCAGAGAGGGAATATCCAGTTCAAAAATATCTATGATTTATAATGGCGTAAATTTAAAATACTGGAATGGCAAATGCGAGCCATATATAAGGAAAGAGCTTAAAATAGATGGAAATGATTTCGTTGTTACAAATATTGCAAGGTTTACCGAAGAAAAAGGTCATAGTTTTCTCTTTGATTCTATTAAAACATTTAACAAAAAAAATGAGGAAAGAAGGGATAGAAGAAATATCAAGTTTTTATTAGCGGGCGATGGTGATTTGCTTGAGCATTTTAAAAATATTACTTTAAAGGAAGATACATATAGCAATGTAATTTTAACAGGATATAGAAAGGATATAAAGAGCATTTTGGATGAAAGCGATCTCTATGTTTCACCATCTAAAAGCGAGGCGTTCGGGATTTCTATTATTGAAGCTTTAGCATGCGGAAAACCTGTTATTGCAACAGATACCGGCGGTCAGGCGGAAATTTTAAAAGGCAACAAGTGCGGTGTACTGGTCAACTATGGCGATATTGACAGTTTCTGCAATGCCATGATGAAATTTATATATGATTATTCATTTTACAATACATGCAAGTTATATACAGTTAAAACCGTTGAAGAACATTTTTCAGATATGGATAGCTCGTTGAATACTTATAAAATATATGAGAAATGCATTGGAAAGTAA
- a CDS encoding O-antigen polymerase, with the protein MNKKRYMFNAVIFFILLSYSYYFYFFVFQNYRVKIGFFLSPDYTKLVEALIFVILFDLFYYKYNVNESIYLSISYILYLFIFVPSSIFYWMSEGARSYFYMQVISFAVLNMIYILVKQKNLFNTNELLKRFSIKTDDSAKPNKLAFMLLTIISIFFIVDIIIYSQYGHSLSYLFHLDKVYDIRYVTRETLPNKLFYLISWSTMAIVPVTIAWTIRIKKLYLAAIPIFIQILLFTIGGDKIYIFALMLSVFIYIIYRYKLMYYFVILLNYMIALLLIIKKGFILSLAISRVFFEPMSLSYSYYYFFSKYPKMYLSSSIFSRFIDNPYKLDSPFIISKYIYRVPKMSANVNFIANAYSNFGFLGIVVFTVILGIFLLIIENITYDKKMKALVMFTVFSSCYELENSALLTTLFYHGLMASIVMAYLLVLVYKKKKSQADYPLKQ; encoded by the coding sequence GTGAATAAAAAGAGATACATGTTCAATGCAGTGATATTTTTCATTCTTTTGTCCTATAGTTACTATTTCTATTTTTTTGTGTTTCAAAATTACAGGGTTAAAATAGGGTTTTTTTTAAGCCCTGACTATACTAAACTTGTGGAAGCCTTAATCTTTGTAATCCTATTTGATCTTTTTTATTATAAATACAATGTAAATGAAAGCATATATCTGTCTATAAGCTATATATTATATTTATTTATTTTTGTACCTTCGTCTATATTTTACTGGATGTCCGAGGGTGCAAGAAGTTATTTTTATATGCAGGTTATATCGTTTGCCGTTTTAAATATGATTTATATTCTGGTAAAGCAAAAGAATTTATTCAACACAAATGAGTTATTAAAGCGTTTTTCCATTAAAACCGATGATTCAGCCAAACCGAATAAGCTGGCTTTTATGCTCTTGACCATAATTTCGATATTCTTTATTGTAGATATAATCATTTACTCGCAATATGGCCATTCCTTAAGCTATTTATTCCATCTTGATAAAGTTTATGATATCAGATATGTTACAAGGGAAACTCTTCCGAATAAGCTATTTTACTTGATATCATGGTCGACGATGGCCATAGTTCCTGTAACTATAGCATGGACGATAAGAATAAAGAAGCTTTACTTAGCTGCTATTCCCATATTTATTCAAATACTGCTTTTTACAATCGGCGGCGACAAGATTTATATTTTTGCATTGATGTTGTCTGTTTTTATATACATAATCTATAGATATAAGCTGATGTACTATTTTGTTATATTGCTTAATTATATGATAGCCCTTTTGCTTATTATAAAAAAGGGGTTCATACTGTCTCTCGCTATAAGCAGAGTATTCTTTGAGCCTATGTCGCTTAGCTACAGTTATTATTATTTTTTCAGTAAATATCCCAAGATGTATCTTTCAAGCAGTATATTCAGTCGTTTTATTGATAACCCTTATAAACTTGACTCTCCATTTATAATTTCAAAGTATATTTACAGGGTGCCTAAGATGTCTGCAAATGTGAATTTCATTGCAAACGCATATAGCAACTTTGGTTTTTTAGGCATAGTTGTTTTCACTGTAATATTAGGGATCTTTTTACTGATTATTGAAAATATTACCTATGATAAAAAAATGAAAGCATTAGTCATGTTTACCGTGTTCAGCTCGTGCTATGAATTGGAAAATTCCGCACTGCTTACTACTTTGTTTTATCATGGACTTATGGCAAGCATTGTGATGGCGTATCTGCTTGTATTGGTATATAAGAAGAAAAAGTCGCAAGCCGATTATCCGTTGAAGCAGTGA
- the wecB gene encoding UDP-N-acetylglucosamine 2-epimerase (non-hydrolyzing), which produces MKILTVVGARPQFIKAAPVSRELRKNNKEILVHTGQHYDYNMSDIFFNELNIPKPDYNLGVGSKSHGRQTGEMLIKIEETIFNEKPDMVLVYGDTNSTIAGALAASKLNIPVAHVEAGLRSFNMRMPEEQNRILTDHISSILFCPTETAVKNLNKENITKNVYNTGDVMYDSVLYNVKKAEEKIDFSNSQKALKYCNDIPLEYQFDYTKIESGNYILTTIHRAENTDGIGKLEVIVDALNNIDYPVVFPVHPRIRKNMVEVLNKIKMKKSNISFIEPVGYLEMLVLDKNARKVVTDSGGLQKEAYFLKTPCITLREQTEWLETLNDGWNVLCGIDKRQIISQINSIFDKNKPRGNYFGDGNSSAKIAGIIAKFGL; this is translated from the coding sequence ATGAAAATACTTACCGTCGTAGGGGCAAGGCCCCAGTTTATAAAAGCCGCACCCGTATCCAGGGAGCTTAGAAAAAATAATAAAGAGATATTAGTCCATACGGGGCAGCATTACGATTATAATATGTCTGATATTTTTTTCAATGAGTTGAATATACCGAAACCTGATTACAATCTTGGCGTAGGCTCAAAAAGTCATGGAAGACAAACCGGGGAGATGCTTATAAAGATAGAAGAGACAATCTTTAATGAAAAGCCGGATATGGTGCTGGTATACGGGGATACAAATTCTACTATCGCAGGAGCACTGGCAGCCAGCAAGTTGAATATCCCTGTCGCTCATGTTGAGGCGGGTCTTAGAAGTTTTAATATGCGAATGCCTGAGGAGCAGAACAGGATATTGACCGACCATATATCATCCATTTTGTTTTGTCCGACTGAAACGGCAGTTAAAAATCTAAATAAGGAAAATATAACTAAAAATGTATATAATACAGGGGATGTTATGTACGATTCAGTGCTGTATAATGTAAAAAAGGCAGAAGAGAAAATTGATTTTTCAAATTCGCAGAAGGCATTGAAATATTGCAATGATATTCCTTTGGAATATCAATTCGATTATACGAAAATCGAGAGTGGCAATTATATATTGACCACGATACATCGCGCGGAGAATACCGACGGCATCGGAAAACTGGAAGTAATAGTGGATGCTTTAAATAACATCGATTATCCCGTTGTCTTTCCTGTGCATCCGAGAATCAGAAAAAATATGGTGGAAGTTTTAAATAAGATAAAAATGAAAAAATCAAATATTTCATTTATAGAACCAGTCGGATATCTTGAGATGCTTGTACTGGATAAAAATGCCAGAAAAGTCGTGACCGATTCGGGCGGGCTGCAGAAGGAAGCATATTTCCTTAAAACCCCCTGTATTACATTGAGGGAGCAGACCGAGTGGCTGGAAACGCTTAATGACGGCTGGAATGTGCTATGCGGAATCGATAAGCGGCAGATAATATCCCAGATAAACAGCATATTCGATAAAAACAAACCGAGAGGAAATTATTTCGGCGATGGAAATTCTTCGGCAAAAATTGCCGGTATAATTGCGAAATTTGGTCTATAG